In one window of Primulina tabacum isolate GXHZ01 chromosome 8, ASM2559414v2, whole genome shotgun sequence DNA:
- the LOC142553897 gene encoding histone acetyltransferase TAP1-like, with amino-acid sequence MVCNIIYEGYWIFLQNGLPLSVDELFRSAPSCSVDLQNPTPISPASQEMPARSAFVLPSAIELYPPLVSLDSRSHPLKFLSLQHFLVGTGNRNQKISRLKVRFWESIRSGILKNNTTQVIEPPSTAEEEEDTLPEEFVIVESTQPDGTVEQIIFSSGGSVDVYDLQALCDKVGWPRRPLSKLAAALRNSYMVATLHSVSKSAGEEGKEQKKLIGMARATSDHAFNATIWDVLVDPSYQGQGLGKALIEKLVRSLLQRDIGNISLFADSRVVEFYRSLGFEPDPDGIKGMFWHPKY; translated from the exons atggtCTGTAATATAATTTATGAGGGATATTGGATTTTTCTGCAAAATGGGTTGCCCTTGAGTGTGGATGAGCTATTCCGATCAGCTCCGTCGTGTTCAGTTGACCTCCAGAATCCCACTCCAATATCCCCCGCCTCTCAAGAAATGCCGGCCCGGTCCGCTTTTGTGTTACCCTCTGCAATCGAGCT TTACCCTCCACTAGTTTCTCTTGATTCCCGCTCTCATCCGCTCAAGTTTTTATCCCTTCAGCATTTCTTGGTTGGGACAG GAAACAGGAACCAAAAGATTTCTAGACTCAAGGTTCGGTTTTGGGAATCCATAAGATCGGG GATTTTGAAGAACAATACGACACAAGTTATAGAACCACCTTCCACagccgaagaagaagaagatacaTTACCCGAAGAATTTGTTATTGTTGAGAGTACCCAACCTGATGGAACAGTTGAGCAGATTATATTTTCATCCGGTGGTAGTGTCGATGTGTATGATCTTCAAGCTTTGTGTGATAAG GTTGGCTGGCCTCGGCGACCGTTGTCAAAGCTTGCAGCAGCTCTGAGAAATAGCTATATGGTTGCTACTTTGCATTCCGTGAGCAAATCAGCTGGCGAAG AGGGAAAAGAACAAAAGAAGTTGATTGGCATGGCCCGGGCTACATCTGACCATGCTTTTAATGCAACAATTTGGGATGTTCTTGTTGATCCTTCCTATCAG GGCCAAGGACTTGGGAAAGCCCTTATCGAGAAGCTTGTAAGGTCACTTTTGCAACGGGACATCGGAAACATTTCACTTTTTGCGGATAGTCGAG TTGTGGAGTTTTATCGGAGCCTGGGTTTCGAACCCGACCCCGATGGCATCAAAGGCATGTTCTGGCACCCAAAGTATTAG
- the LOC142554859 gene encoding uncharacterized protein LOC142554859, whose product MAYRRRHGMGRSSTYVLPSDEDGDVYTTSSSLAAQALKASAANSDSSRFKDHPKGGGHAYDYTSMGSSNEDGGLWGVLARKAKSILEDENAHHSKYHSDSVTWPEMLNSSRIEQAEMSTRLDNPTLRKRLDALASSMNRIGDSIGNAFEEGRTIVENKTADLIQETRKLQLRKKGINLEELNFESGAPGSWKQLTESPNQTSQEDQLKASRDVAMATAAKAKLLLRELKTLKADLTFSKERCSQLEEENRILREARDKGVNPADDDMIRFQLETLLAEKARLAHENSVYARENRFLREIVEYHQLTMQDVVYLDEGSEEFTEVISPIPVVYRTTLSMSPPSPTSPASPTAISCQKGSSASSSHLIQKQ is encoded by the exons ATGGCGTATAGAAGAAGACATGGTATGGGAAGATCATCCACCTACGTGCTGCCGTCGGACGAAGATGGAGATGTGTACACAACGTCCTCTTCGCTGGCGGCTCAGGCCTTAAAGGCATCCGCCGCGAATTCTGACTCATCTCGCTTCAAAGACCACCCCAAG GGGGGAGGTCATGCATATGATTACACATCAATGGGGAGTTCGAACGAAGACGGCGGCCTTTGGGGTGTTCTAGCTAGAAAAGCTAAGTCAATTCTTGAGGATGAAAATGCCCATCATTCCAAATATCATAGCGATAGCGTAACATGGCCAGAAATGTTAAATTCCTCTAGGATTGAACAG GCTGAAATGTCTACAAGGCTGGACAATCCTACACTGCGTAAGAGACTGGACGCACTTGCATCTTCGATGAACCGCATTGGTGACTCCATTGGGAATGCTTTCGAG GAAGGACGCACCATTGTTGAAAACAAGACAGCAGATTTAATCCAAGAAACTCGGAAACTACAGCTAAGAAAAAAAGGAATCAATTTGGAGGAACTCAACTTTGAATCGGGTGCACCTGGTTCATGGAAGCAACTAACGGAATCGCCAAATCAAACCAGCCAAGAAGATCAGCTCAAGGCATCTCGCGAC GTGGCAATGGCGACAGCTGCCAAAGCGAAACTACTTTTGCGAGAGCTGAAAACACTTAAAGCAGACCTCACTTTCTCAAAGGAGCGGTGCTCTCAGCTTGAAGAAGAGAATAGAATCCTTAGAGAGGCTCGCGACAAAGGAGTTAATCCTGCTGATGATGATATG ATACGCTTTCAACTGGAGACACTATTGGCCGAGAAGGCTCGACTGGCTCACGAAAATTCCGTGTATGCTCGCGAGAACCGCTTCTTGAGGGAGATTGTGGAGTATCACCAACTCACAATGCAGGATGTTGTGTACCTTGATGAGGGAAGTGAAGAATTTACAGAGGTCATTTCTCCCATTCCTGTGGTGTATAGGACAACACTCTCTATGTCTCCGCCATCGCCAACATCTCCAGCCTCGCCTACCGCGATTTCCTGCCAGAAAGGAAGTTCTGCAAGCTCCTCCCACCTCATACAGAAACAATAG